The following nucleotide sequence is from Acidovorax radicis.
GGTGGACCACCCGCCCGAGTGGTTTGCCCCGGCCTATGCGCTGGCGCGCCGTGGGGGGCTCAAGACCACGGCCCATGCGGGCGAGTTCGGCATGCCCTGGAACAACGTGCGCACGGCCATTGACGTGCTGCAGGTGGACCGCATCGACCACGGCTACACGGTGCTCGACAACCCGGCGCTGGTGCGCGAATGCGCCGACCGGGGCGTCGTCTTCACCGTGGTGCCCACCAATTCGTACTACCTGCGCACCCTTGCCCCCGAGCGCTGGGCGCTGGACCACCCCATTCGCCACATGCCTTCGGCGGGCCTGCGCATCCACCCCAACACCGATGACCCCACGCTGCACCACGTGAACCCCACACAGGCCTGGGCCATGATGGTGCGCGACTTTGGTTTTGGGGCGGCCGACCTGCGCAGCTTTCTGCTCAACGGCCTGGGTGCCGCCTGGATCGACGATGGCACGCGCCGTGCGTGGCAAACGCAATGGCTGGCGGCGTTTGACCGGCAGCTGCATCTCACCCCGGCCTCTGCCTTTTTGGCCGCGCCCCTCTGAAGGAATTTTTCTGATGTTTTCCCCTTTGTTGTCCTCTTCGGCACCCTCTTCGTCGCATTCATCTGTGCCATCCCGCACCCGGCGCCTGGCTGTGCACCTCGCCGCGGCCTTGCTGGCCAGCGGCTGCGGCGTGGCCGCGCAGGCGCAGCCCGCCTGGCCTGCCGCCAAGCCCATCACGCTCATCGTGCCGTTCAGCGCCGGGGGCAGTGTGGATGTGACGGCGCGCCTGATCGCCCAAAAGCTCGGCGAACGCCTCAAGCAAAGCGTGGTGATTGACAACGTGGCAGGCGCTGGGGGCGTCATTGGCATGGAAAAGGCCGTCAAGGCCGCGCCGGACGGCTACACCTTCGTCTTGGGGGCCGACAGCCCCGCCGCCATTGCGCGGCTGGTGAACCCGGTGGCGGTGCGCTACGACACGCTCAAGGACCTGGCCCCGGTGGGCCTGGTGACGAAGGCGCCCATGGTGATCGTGGCCCGCCCGGGCCTGCCCGCCAACAACCTGGCCGACGTGATCCGCCTGGCGCGCGAAAAGCCTGGGCAGCTCAGCTACGCCACGTCGGGTGTGGGCACGGTGCTGCACCTGGCCATGGAGCGCGTCAAGGACCAGAGCAAGACCTTCATGGTGCATGTGCCGTACCGGGGCGGCGCACAGATCGTGACCGATGTGATCGGCAACCAGGTGGACCTGGCCGTGCTCATCAGCGTGACGGCGGCGCCGCACATCCACAGCAAGAAGCTCAAGGCCATCGCGCTGACGGACGGCCAGCGCCTGCCGTCGTTGCCCGACGTGCCGACCGTGGCCGAGACCGCAGGCTTCAAAGGGTTTGACATGGTTTCGTGGACCGGCCTGTTTGCCCCCGCGCAGACGCCCCCCGCCGTGGTGGAACGCCTGAACCGCGAGCTGGGCGAAGTGCTGCGCATGGACGATGTGCGCGCCAAGCTGGCCGACGGCGGCGCCGTGGCGGGCAAGGGCAGTGCGGCGGAGTTTGCGCGGTTTGTGCAGTCCGAAAGCGCCCGGTATGCCGTGATCGTGAAGGCGGCGAATATCAAGGAATAACCCGCCGACGGGGTGGTGCCTGCCGTGCAGCGCAGTGCCCACCTGACGCTTGATGCAGGTCAATGGGCTGGCGGGTGTGAGGGCCCTGGGTGTGATGTGCGCAAGACAAAAGGTGGGGGTCTGTGCCATGCTGATGGCATGAACTCTGCTGCATCTGCCTCGCCCCGTTCCGCTGCGGTTCGTCTGGGCTTGCTCGCTCAGCCCACGCGTTTTCTGTTTTTTACCGGCAAGGGCGGGGTGGGCAAGACGTCGCTGTCCACGGCTGCGGCCATTGCCCTGGCGGATGCTGGTCGGCAGGTGCTGCTGGTCAGCACCGATGCAGCCTCCAACCTCGATGAAATGCTGGGCGTGCCGCTGTCCAACCAGCCAGTGGCCGTGCCCGGGGTGCCGGGGCTGCACATGCTCAACATCGACCCCGACACGGCCGCCGAGGCCTACCGCCAGCGCGTGCTGGCGCAGCTGGAGGCCACGGCCACCAGCGACGAGCGTGCCACCGTGCGCGAGCAACT
It contains:
- the add gene encoding adenosine deaminase, producing MPTFVAPADPLYTFLHALPKVELHCHLLGTVRRDTFTHLVRRAGAAISDAEIEAFYTRGEKPVGVLRVLRALDAELIRSPDDLHRLTYEYLQDAAAHHVRYAEFFWNPTGTALQSGLAYPQALGGIVRAIADAEADFGITGRLIAAIDREAPPAAATEMVEWVLAHRRDEVIGIGIDYREVDHPPEWFAPAYALARRGGLKTTAHAGEFGMPWNNVRTAIDVLQVDRIDHGYTVLDNPALVRECADRGVVFTVVPTNSYYLRTLAPERWALDHPIRHMPSAGLRIHPNTDDPTLHHVNPTQAWAMMVRDFGFGAADLRSFLLNGLGAAWIDDGTRRAWQTQWLAAFDRQLHLTPASAFLAAPL
- a CDS encoding Bug family tripartite tricarboxylate transporter substrate binding protein; its protein translation is MFSPLLSSSAPSSSHSSVPSRTRRLAVHLAAALLASGCGVAAQAQPAWPAAKPITLIVPFSAGGSVDVTARLIAQKLGERLKQSVVIDNVAGAGGVIGMEKAVKAAPDGYTFVLGADSPAAIARLVNPVAVRYDTLKDLAPVGLVTKAPMVIVARPGLPANNLADVIRLAREKPGQLSYATSGVGTVLHLAMERVKDQSKTFMVHVPYRGGAQIVTDVIGNQVDLAVLISVTAAPHIHSKKLKAIALTDGQRLPSLPDVPTVAETAGFKGFDMVSWTGLFAPAQTPPAVVERLNRELGEVLRMDDVRAKLADGGAVAGKGSAAEFARFVQSESARYAVIVKAANIKE